A region of Vitis riparia cultivar Riparia Gloire de Montpellier isolate 1030 chromosome 1, EGFV_Vit.rip_1.0, whole genome shotgun sequence DNA encodes the following proteins:
- the LOC117915006 gene encoding protease 2 isoform X3, whose amino-acid sequence MASHLLRCPTRSSSSLTLGLLPKFKVVCSLFSSLCRRKPSPFSAPRDAPPVPKKVPFTVSAHGTSWQDPYHWMSNTADPDLSAYLRYENSYAEAFMADTLNLQRTLFSEMNSRMPTNISTPTERWGPWLYYQYIPEGKEYPVLCRKLAQTNGWAKSFLNNVIGEFGREKVLLDWNEIAEEYGYVHVGTCRVSPDHNFLAYTLDITGSERFMLQIKDLHSGCILPDLRVDGVVSLAWAQDGCTLFYTTTDENQRPYRVQCIKLGSDAVNDVPVFTESDPSFCVDITSTKDGKFITVNSNSRSSSEVFVINATNPEEGLRRMNKRVPGVQYFLEHHYGFFYILTNAPLTDKELSVGDYYLARCQVDDVQLANWQNIILPGEDISIQDMDIFHGHLVLFLNNKGCSMICSINMPVDVNYKMPDIIIDYDMRQRVFSIVQQEEVLGVSGNSGSFSQTHDLNTNKLLDAQNDENKHAQITEVQRWKDFSDAYCCERKEVISHDGVEVPLTILYSREAWKKGLSPGLLQGYGAYGEVLDKAWCSDRLSLLDRGWVVAFADVRGGGGPDSSWHKCGSGLNKLNSIHDFVLCGKYLVNEGYVHEDQLGAIGFSAGGLLVGAAINMCPDMFRAAILKVPFLDICNTLLDPNLPLTLLDYEEFGNPRVQSQFESILSYSPYDNISQGSCHPSVLVTASFCDSRVGVWEAAKWVAKVRDSTCSSCSSGVILKTNMNGGHFGEGGRHGHCEETAYEYAFLMKVMGISCDTS is encoded by the exons ATGGCTTCACATCTTCTGCGATGCCCCACAAGGTCCTCGTCATCGCTAACATTAGGCTTACTCCCCAAATTTAAAGTAGTCtgttctcttttctcttctctaTGCAGAAGAAAACCATCACCCTTCTCAGCTCCAAGAGACGCCCCTCCAGTCCCAAAGAAAGTTCCCTTCACAGTCTCAGCTCATGGCACATCGTGGCAAGATCCTTACCATTGGATGTCCAACACCGCTGACCCCGACCTCTCCGCATACCTTCGCTACGAAAACTCATATGCTGAAGCTTTCATGGCTGACACCCTTAACCTCCAGCGGACACTCTTTTCTGAGATGAATTCTAGAATGCCCACTAATATTTCCACTCCCACTGAACGCTGGGGGCCATG GTTATACTACCAATACATTCCGGAGGGGAAGGAATACCCTGTACTTTGTCGGAAATTAGCTCAGACAAATGGTTGGGCAAAGTCTTTTCTTAATAACGTGATAGGAGAATTTGGAAGGGAGAAAGTTCTCCTGGACTGGAATGAAATTGCAGAAGAATATG GTTATGTTCATGTTGGTACATGTCGAGTTTCTCCAGATCACAACTTTCTTGCATACACACTTGATATAACTGGGAGTGAACGGTTCATGCTTCAAATTAAGGATCTCCATAGTGGCTGTATTCTTCCAGACTTGAGGGTTGATGGGGTTGTTAGCTTGGCATGGGCTCAAGATGGTTGTACTTTATTCTATACAACAACAGATGAAAACCAACGGCCTTACAG GGTGCAATGCATTAAACTGGGATCAGATGCTGTGAATGATGTCCCAGTATTTACAGAAAGTGATCCCAGCTTCTGTGTGGACATCACGAGTACAAAGGATGGCAAGTTTATAACCGTGAATTCTAATTCAAGGAGTTCATCTGAG GTTTTCGTGATAAATGCAACCAATCCAGAAGAGGGCTTGCGAAGAATGAATAAGCGTGTCCCTGGTGTACAGTATTTTTTGGAACATCACTATGGTTTTTTCTATATTCTCACAAATGCTCCTTTAACTGATAAGGAATTGTCTGTTGGAGATTATTATTTGGCCAGATGCCAGGTTGACGATGTACAGTTGGCTAATTGGCAG AACATCATCCTCCCAGGTGAAGATATTAGCATACAAGATATGGACATTTTTCATGGACATTTGGTGCTTTTCCTCAATAACAAAGGTTGCTCTATGATATGCTCCATCAATATGCCAGTTGATGTTAATTATAAG ATGCCTGATATAATCATTGATTATGACATGCGGCAACGGGTATTCTCCATAGTGCAGCAAGAGGAGGTACTAGGTGTTTCTGGTAATAGTGGATCATTCTCACAGACTCATGACCTAAATACTAACAAACTGTTGGATGCCCAAAATGATGAGAACAAACATGCCCAGATTACTGAAGTTCAGAGATGGAAGGACTTTTCTGATGCATACTGTTGTGAAAGAAAGGAGGTTATTTCCCATGATGGTGTTGAGGTTCCTCTGACTATTTTGTACTCACGAGAAGCATGGAAGAAGGGTCTGTCTCCTGGCCTTCTACAAGGCTATGGAGCATATGGGGAAGTTCTAGATAAAGCCTGGTGTTCAGATCGTCTGAGTTTACTTGATCGTGGCTGGGTGGTGGCATTCGCTGATGTGAG GGGTGGTGGAGGTCCGGATTCTTCATGGCACAAATGTGGCAGTGGATTGAACAAGCTAAACTCTATTCATGACTTTGTTTTATGCGGCAAATACCTGGTTAATGAGGGCTATGTTCATGAAGACCAGCTTGGTGCTATTGGATTTAGTGCAGGAGGTCTTCTTGTAGGGGCAGCTATCAATATGTGTCCTGATATGTTTCGTGCTGCTATTTTGAAG GTTCCATTTCTTGACATTTGCAACACATTGTTAGATCCCAATTTGCCTCTCACTTTATTGGACTACGAAGAATTTGGAAATCCTCGAGTACAATCCCAATTTGAGTCCATTTTAAGTTATTCTCCATATGATAATATTTCTCAAGGAAGCTGTCATCCTTCAGTGCTTGTTACGGCATCATTCTGTGACTCGAG GGTGGGAGTTTGGGAAGCTGCCAAATGGGTAGCCAAAGTACGAGATAGCACTTGTTCAAGTTGTTCCAGTGGGGTCATCCTGAAGACGAATATGAATGGAGGCCATTTTGGTGAAGGAGGCCGTCATGGTCACTGTGAGGAAACAGCGTATGAATATGCTTTTCTAATGAAAGTTATGGGGATTTCATGCGATACCTCATGA
- the LOC117915006 gene encoding protease 2 isoform X2, protein MASHLLRCPTRSSSSLTLGLLPKFKVVCSLFSSLCRRKPSPFSAPRDAPPVPKKVPFTVSAHGTSWQDPYHWMSNTADPDLSAYLRYENSYAEAFMADTLNLQRTLFSEMNSRMPTNISTPTERWGPWLYYQYIPEGKEYPVLCRKLAQTNGWAKSFLNNVIGEFGREKVLLDWNEIAEEYGYVHVGTCRVSPDHNFLAYTLDITGSERFMLQIKDLHSGCILPDLRVDGVVSLAWAQDGCTLFYTTTDENQRPYRVQCIKLGSDAVNDVPVFTESDPSFCVDITSTKDGKFITVNSNSRSSSEVFVINATNPEEGLRRMNKRVPGVQYFLEHHYGFFYILTNAPLTDKELSVGDYYLARCQVDDVQLANWQNIILPGEDISIQDMDIFHGHLVLFLNNKGCSMICSINMPVDVNYKQMEIGDLSPWFFPLPSGLCKVVPCSNHDFMNFVYRVVVSSPVMPDIIIDYDMRQRVFSIVQQEEVLGVSGNSGSFSQTHDLNTNKLLDAQNDENKHAQITEVQRWKDFSDAYCCERKEVISHDGVEVPLTILYSREAWKKGLSPGLLQGYGAYGEVLDKAWCSDRLSLLDRGWVVAFADVRGGGGPDSSWHKCGSGLNKLNSIHDFVLCGKYLVNEGYVHEDQLGAIGFSAGGLLVGAAINMCPDMFRAAILKVPFLDICNTLLDPNLPLTLLDYEEFGNPRVQSQFESILSYSPYDNISQGSCHPSVLVTASFCDSRVGVWEAAKWVAKVRDSTCSSCSSGVILKTNMNGGHFGEGGRHGHCEETAYEYAFLMKVMGISCDTS, encoded by the exons ATGGCTTCACATCTTCTGCGATGCCCCACAAGGTCCTCGTCATCGCTAACATTAGGCTTACTCCCCAAATTTAAAGTAGTCtgttctcttttctcttctctaTGCAGAAGAAAACCATCACCCTTCTCAGCTCCAAGAGACGCCCCTCCAGTCCCAAAGAAAGTTCCCTTCACAGTCTCAGCTCATGGCACATCGTGGCAAGATCCTTACCATTGGATGTCCAACACCGCTGACCCCGACCTCTCCGCATACCTTCGCTACGAAAACTCATATGCTGAAGCTTTCATGGCTGACACCCTTAACCTCCAGCGGACACTCTTTTCTGAGATGAATTCTAGAATGCCCACTAATATTTCCACTCCCACTGAACGCTGGGGGCCATG GTTATACTACCAATACATTCCGGAGGGGAAGGAATACCCTGTACTTTGTCGGAAATTAGCTCAGACAAATGGTTGGGCAAAGTCTTTTCTTAATAACGTGATAGGAGAATTTGGAAGGGAGAAAGTTCTCCTGGACTGGAATGAAATTGCAGAAGAATATG GTTATGTTCATGTTGGTACATGTCGAGTTTCTCCAGATCACAACTTTCTTGCATACACACTTGATATAACTGGGAGTGAACGGTTCATGCTTCAAATTAAGGATCTCCATAGTGGCTGTATTCTTCCAGACTTGAGGGTTGATGGGGTTGTTAGCTTGGCATGGGCTCAAGATGGTTGTACTTTATTCTATACAACAACAGATGAAAACCAACGGCCTTACAG GGTGCAATGCATTAAACTGGGATCAGATGCTGTGAATGATGTCCCAGTATTTACAGAAAGTGATCCCAGCTTCTGTGTGGACATCACGAGTACAAAGGATGGCAAGTTTATAACCGTGAATTCTAATTCAAGGAGTTCATCTGAG GTTTTCGTGATAAATGCAACCAATCCAGAAGAGGGCTTGCGAAGAATGAATAAGCGTGTCCCTGGTGTACAGTATTTTTTGGAACATCACTATGGTTTTTTCTATATTCTCACAAATGCTCCTTTAACTGATAAGGAATTGTCTGTTGGAGATTATTATTTGGCCAGATGCCAGGTTGACGATGTACAGTTGGCTAATTGGCAG AACATCATCCTCCCAGGTGAAGATATTAGCATACAAGATATGGACATTTTTCATGGACATTTGGTGCTTTTCCTCAATAACAAAGGTTGCTCTATGATATGCTCCATCAATATGCCAGTTGATGTTAATTATAAG CAAATGGAGATTGGTGATCTTAGTCCATGGTTCTTCCCTCTGCCTTCGGGTTTATGTAAAGTTGTTCCATGTTCAAATCATGACTTCATGAACTTCGTCTATCGTGTGGTTGTTTCATCTCCAGTG ATGCCTGATATAATCATTGATTATGACATGCGGCAACGGGTATTCTCCATAGTGCAGCAAGAGGAGGTACTAGGTGTTTCTGGTAATAGTGGATCATTCTCACAGACTCATGACCTAAATACTAACAAACTGTTGGATGCCCAAAATGATGAGAACAAACATGCCCAGATTACTGAAGTTCAGAGATGGAAGGACTTTTCTGATGCATACTGTTGTGAAAGAAAGGAGGTTATTTCCCATGATGGTGTTGAGGTTCCTCTGACTATTTTGTACTCACGAGAAGCATGGAAGAAGGGTCTGTCTCCTGGCCTTCTACAAGGCTATGGAGCATATGGGGAAGTTCTAGATAAAGCCTGGTGTTCAGATCGTCTGAGTTTACTTGATCGTGGCTGGGTGGTGGCATTCGCTGATGTGAG GGGTGGTGGAGGTCCGGATTCTTCATGGCACAAATGTGGCAGTGGATTGAACAAGCTAAACTCTATTCATGACTTTGTTTTATGCGGCAAATACCTGGTTAATGAGGGCTATGTTCATGAAGACCAGCTTGGTGCTATTGGATTTAGTGCAGGAGGTCTTCTTGTAGGGGCAGCTATCAATATGTGTCCTGATATGTTTCGTGCTGCTATTTTGAAG GTTCCATTTCTTGACATTTGCAACACATTGTTAGATCCCAATTTGCCTCTCACTTTATTGGACTACGAAGAATTTGGAAATCCTCGAGTACAATCCCAATTTGAGTCCATTTTAAGTTATTCTCCATATGATAATATTTCTCAAGGAAGCTGTCATCCTTCAGTGCTTGTTACGGCATCATTCTGTGACTCGAG GGTGGGAGTTTGGGAAGCTGCCAAATGGGTAGCCAAAGTACGAGATAGCACTTGTTCAAGTTGTTCCAGTGGGGTCATCCTGAAGACGAATATGAATGGAGGCCATTTTGGTGAAGGAGGCCGTCATGGTCACTGTGAGGAAACAGCGTATGAATATGCTTTTCTAATGAAAGTTATGGGGATTTCATGCGATACCTCATGA
- the LOC117915006 gene encoding protease 2 isoform X1 codes for MASHLLRCPTRSSSSLTLGLLPKFKVVCSLFSSLCRRKPSPFSAPRDAPPVPKKVPFTVSAHGTSWQDPYHWMSNTADPDLSAYLRYENSYAEAFMADTLNLQRTLFSEMNSRMPTNISTPTERWGPWLYYQYIPEGKEYPVLCRKLAQTNGWAKSFLNNVIGEFGREKVLLDWNEIAEEYGYVHVGTCRVSPDHNFLAYTLDITGSERFMLQIKDLHSGCILPDLRVDGVVSLAWAQDGCTLFYTTTDENQRPYRVQCIKLGSDAVNDVPVFTESDPSFCVDITSTKDGKFITVNSNSRSSSEVFVINATNPEEGLRRMNKRVPGVQYFLEHHYGFFYILTNAPLTDKELSVGDYYLARCQVDDVQLANWQNIILPGEDISIQDMDIFHGHLVLFLNNKGCSMICSINMPVDVNYKQQMEIGDLSPWFFPLPSGLCKVVPCSNHDFMNFVYRVVVSSPVMPDIIIDYDMRQRVFSIVQQEEVLGVSGNSGSFSQTHDLNTNKLLDAQNDENKHAQITEVQRWKDFSDAYCCERKEVISHDGVEVPLTILYSREAWKKGLSPGLLQGYGAYGEVLDKAWCSDRLSLLDRGWVVAFADVRGGGGPDSSWHKCGSGLNKLNSIHDFVLCGKYLVNEGYVHEDQLGAIGFSAGGLLVGAAINMCPDMFRAAILKVPFLDICNTLLDPNLPLTLLDYEEFGNPRVQSQFESILSYSPYDNISQGSCHPSVLVTASFCDSRVGVWEAAKWVAKVRDSTCSSCSSGVILKTNMNGGHFGEGGRHGHCEETAYEYAFLMKVMGISCDTS; via the exons ATGGCTTCACATCTTCTGCGATGCCCCACAAGGTCCTCGTCATCGCTAACATTAGGCTTACTCCCCAAATTTAAAGTAGTCtgttctcttttctcttctctaTGCAGAAGAAAACCATCACCCTTCTCAGCTCCAAGAGACGCCCCTCCAGTCCCAAAGAAAGTTCCCTTCACAGTCTCAGCTCATGGCACATCGTGGCAAGATCCTTACCATTGGATGTCCAACACCGCTGACCCCGACCTCTCCGCATACCTTCGCTACGAAAACTCATATGCTGAAGCTTTCATGGCTGACACCCTTAACCTCCAGCGGACACTCTTTTCTGAGATGAATTCTAGAATGCCCACTAATATTTCCACTCCCACTGAACGCTGGGGGCCATG GTTATACTACCAATACATTCCGGAGGGGAAGGAATACCCTGTACTTTGTCGGAAATTAGCTCAGACAAATGGTTGGGCAAAGTCTTTTCTTAATAACGTGATAGGAGAATTTGGAAGGGAGAAAGTTCTCCTGGACTGGAATGAAATTGCAGAAGAATATG GTTATGTTCATGTTGGTACATGTCGAGTTTCTCCAGATCACAACTTTCTTGCATACACACTTGATATAACTGGGAGTGAACGGTTCATGCTTCAAATTAAGGATCTCCATAGTGGCTGTATTCTTCCAGACTTGAGGGTTGATGGGGTTGTTAGCTTGGCATGGGCTCAAGATGGTTGTACTTTATTCTATACAACAACAGATGAAAACCAACGGCCTTACAG GGTGCAATGCATTAAACTGGGATCAGATGCTGTGAATGATGTCCCAGTATTTACAGAAAGTGATCCCAGCTTCTGTGTGGACATCACGAGTACAAAGGATGGCAAGTTTATAACCGTGAATTCTAATTCAAGGAGTTCATCTGAG GTTTTCGTGATAAATGCAACCAATCCAGAAGAGGGCTTGCGAAGAATGAATAAGCGTGTCCCTGGTGTACAGTATTTTTTGGAACATCACTATGGTTTTTTCTATATTCTCACAAATGCTCCTTTAACTGATAAGGAATTGTCTGTTGGAGATTATTATTTGGCCAGATGCCAGGTTGACGATGTACAGTTGGCTAATTGGCAG AACATCATCCTCCCAGGTGAAGATATTAGCATACAAGATATGGACATTTTTCATGGACATTTGGTGCTTTTCCTCAATAACAAAGGTTGCTCTATGATATGCTCCATCAATATGCCAGTTGATGTTAATTATAAG caGCAAATGGAGATTGGTGATCTTAGTCCATGGTTCTTCCCTCTGCCTTCGGGTTTATGTAAAGTTGTTCCATGTTCAAATCATGACTTCATGAACTTCGTCTATCGTGTGGTTGTTTCATCTCCAGTG ATGCCTGATATAATCATTGATTATGACATGCGGCAACGGGTATTCTCCATAGTGCAGCAAGAGGAGGTACTAGGTGTTTCTGGTAATAGTGGATCATTCTCACAGACTCATGACCTAAATACTAACAAACTGTTGGATGCCCAAAATGATGAGAACAAACATGCCCAGATTACTGAAGTTCAGAGATGGAAGGACTTTTCTGATGCATACTGTTGTGAAAGAAAGGAGGTTATTTCCCATGATGGTGTTGAGGTTCCTCTGACTATTTTGTACTCACGAGAAGCATGGAAGAAGGGTCTGTCTCCTGGCCTTCTACAAGGCTATGGAGCATATGGGGAAGTTCTAGATAAAGCCTGGTGTTCAGATCGTCTGAGTTTACTTGATCGTGGCTGGGTGGTGGCATTCGCTGATGTGAG GGGTGGTGGAGGTCCGGATTCTTCATGGCACAAATGTGGCAGTGGATTGAACAAGCTAAACTCTATTCATGACTTTGTTTTATGCGGCAAATACCTGGTTAATGAGGGCTATGTTCATGAAGACCAGCTTGGTGCTATTGGATTTAGTGCAGGAGGTCTTCTTGTAGGGGCAGCTATCAATATGTGTCCTGATATGTTTCGTGCTGCTATTTTGAAG GTTCCATTTCTTGACATTTGCAACACATTGTTAGATCCCAATTTGCCTCTCACTTTATTGGACTACGAAGAATTTGGAAATCCTCGAGTACAATCCCAATTTGAGTCCATTTTAAGTTATTCTCCATATGATAATATTTCTCAAGGAAGCTGTCATCCTTCAGTGCTTGTTACGGCATCATTCTGTGACTCGAG GGTGGGAGTTTGGGAAGCTGCCAAATGGGTAGCCAAAGTACGAGATAGCACTTGTTCAAGTTGTTCCAGTGGGGTCATCCTGAAGACGAATATGAATGGAGGCCATTTTGGTGAAGGAGGCCGTCATGGTCACTGTGAGGAAACAGCGTATGAATATGCTTTTCTAATGAAAGTTATGGGGATTTCATGCGATACCTCATGA
- the LOC117915006 gene encoding protease 2 isoform X4, with the protein MLYYQYIPEGKEYPVLCRKLAQTNGWAKSFLNNVIGEFGREKVLLDWNEIAEEYGYVHVGTCRVSPDHNFLAYTLDITGSERFMLQIKDLHSGCILPDLRVDGVVSLAWAQDGCTLFYTTTDENQRPYRVQCIKLGSDAVNDVPVFTESDPSFCVDITSTKDGKFITVNSNSRSSSEVFVINATNPEEGLRRMNKRVPGVQYFLEHHYGFFYILTNAPLTDKELSVGDYYLARCQVDDVQLANWQNIILPGEDISIQDMDIFHGHLVLFLNNKGCSMICSINMPVDVNYKQQMEIGDLSPWFFPLPSGLCKVVPCSNHDFMNFVYRVVVSSPVMPDIIIDYDMRQRVFSIVQQEEVLGVSGNSGSFSQTHDLNTNKLLDAQNDENKHAQITEVQRWKDFSDAYCCERKEVISHDGVEVPLTILYSREAWKKGLSPGLLQGYGAYGEVLDKAWCSDRLSLLDRGWVVAFADVRGGGGPDSSWHKCGSGLNKLNSIHDFVLCGKYLVNEGYVHEDQLGAIGFSAGGLLVGAAINMCPDMFRAAILKVPFLDICNTLLDPNLPLTLLDYEEFGNPRVQSQFESILSYSPYDNISQGSCHPSVLVTASFCDSRVGVWEAAKWVAKVRDSTCSSCSSGVILKTNMNGGHFGEGGRHGHCEETAYEYAFLMKVMGISCDTS; encoded by the exons AT GTTATACTACCAATACATTCCGGAGGGGAAGGAATACCCTGTACTTTGTCGGAAATTAGCTCAGACAAATGGTTGGGCAAAGTCTTTTCTTAATAACGTGATAGGAGAATTTGGAAGGGAGAAAGTTCTCCTGGACTGGAATGAAATTGCAGAAGAATATG GTTATGTTCATGTTGGTACATGTCGAGTTTCTCCAGATCACAACTTTCTTGCATACACACTTGATATAACTGGGAGTGAACGGTTCATGCTTCAAATTAAGGATCTCCATAGTGGCTGTATTCTTCCAGACTTGAGGGTTGATGGGGTTGTTAGCTTGGCATGGGCTCAAGATGGTTGTACTTTATTCTATACAACAACAGATGAAAACCAACGGCCTTACAG GGTGCAATGCATTAAACTGGGATCAGATGCTGTGAATGATGTCCCAGTATTTACAGAAAGTGATCCCAGCTTCTGTGTGGACATCACGAGTACAAAGGATGGCAAGTTTATAACCGTGAATTCTAATTCAAGGAGTTCATCTGAG GTTTTCGTGATAAATGCAACCAATCCAGAAGAGGGCTTGCGAAGAATGAATAAGCGTGTCCCTGGTGTACAGTATTTTTTGGAACATCACTATGGTTTTTTCTATATTCTCACAAATGCTCCTTTAACTGATAAGGAATTGTCTGTTGGAGATTATTATTTGGCCAGATGCCAGGTTGACGATGTACAGTTGGCTAATTGGCAG AACATCATCCTCCCAGGTGAAGATATTAGCATACAAGATATGGACATTTTTCATGGACATTTGGTGCTTTTCCTCAATAACAAAGGTTGCTCTATGATATGCTCCATCAATATGCCAGTTGATGTTAATTATAAG caGCAAATGGAGATTGGTGATCTTAGTCCATGGTTCTTCCCTCTGCCTTCGGGTTTATGTAAAGTTGTTCCATGTTCAAATCATGACTTCATGAACTTCGTCTATCGTGTGGTTGTTTCATCTCCAGTG ATGCCTGATATAATCATTGATTATGACATGCGGCAACGGGTATTCTCCATAGTGCAGCAAGAGGAGGTACTAGGTGTTTCTGGTAATAGTGGATCATTCTCACAGACTCATGACCTAAATACTAACAAACTGTTGGATGCCCAAAATGATGAGAACAAACATGCCCAGATTACTGAAGTTCAGAGATGGAAGGACTTTTCTGATGCATACTGTTGTGAAAGAAAGGAGGTTATTTCCCATGATGGTGTTGAGGTTCCTCTGACTATTTTGTACTCACGAGAAGCATGGAAGAAGGGTCTGTCTCCTGGCCTTCTACAAGGCTATGGAGCATATGGGGAAGTTCTAGATAAAGCCTGGTGTTCAGATCGTCTGAGTTTACTTGATCGTGGCTGGGTGGTGGCATTCGCTGATGTGAG GGGTGGTGGAGGTCCGGATTCTTCATGGCACAAATGTGGCAGTGGATTGAACAAGCTAAACTCTATTCATGACTTTGTTTTATGCGGCAAATACCTGGTTAATGAGGGCTATGTTCATGAAGACCAGCTTGGTGCTATTGGATTTAGTGCAGGAGGTCTTCTTGTAGGGGCAGCTATCAATATGTGTCCTGATATGTTTCGTGCTGCTATTTTGAAG GTTCCATTTCTTGACATTTGCAACACATTGTTAGATCCCAATTTGCCTCTCACTTTATTGGACTACGAAGAATTTGGAAATCCTCGAGTACAATCCCAATTTGAGTCCATTTTAAGTTATTCTCCATATGATAATATTTCTCAAGGAAGCTGTCATCCTTCAGTGCTTGTTACGGCATCATTCTGTGACTCGAG GGTGGGAGTTTGGGAAGCTGCCAAATGGGTAGCCAAAGTACGAGATAGCACTTGTTCAAGTTGTTCCAGTGGGGTCATCCTGAAGACGAATATGAATGGAGGCCATTTTGGTGAAGGAGGCCGTCATGGTCACTGTGAGGAAACAGCGTATGAATATGCTTTTCTAATGAAAGTTATGGGGATTTCATGCGATACCTCATGA